In Brachypodium distachyon strain Bd21 chromosome 2, Brachypodium_distachyon_v3.0, whole genome shotgun sequence, one genomic interval encodes:
- the LOC106866065 gene encoding transcription factor MYB98-like yields the protein MRNRWSVIAKRLQGRSENSAKKHWNATRRGLKARRFLKKRSSKRLPYPDKLTHLAHYIRTLYRPTPSAAAASLSPPPPPMQEDEEQLQAPDGGAIINSS from the coding sequence ATGCGGAACCGGTGGTCGGTGATCGCCAAGCGGCTCCAAGGCCGGTCAGAGAACTCCGCCAAGAAGCATTGGAATGCCACCCGTCGTGGCCTCAAAGCCCGGCGCTTCCTCAAGAAGCGGAGCAGCAAGCGGCTGCCTTATCCAGACAAGCTCACCCACCTTGCGCACTACATCAGAACCCTCTACCGTCCAACCCcctccgctgctgccgcctctctatcccctccgcctccgcccatGCAGGAGGACGAAGAACAGCTGCAAGCaccggacggcggcgccattATTAATTCATCTTAA